The Streptomyces sp. R28 region CCTTCTCGTTGCGTACGTCGGGGTCCACCACCACCCGCTGCCGGTCCAGGGTGAGGAAGACGTACGACGTGATGACCGTCAGCAGCGCCGACGTCCAGCCCGGCCGTGCGCCCGCCGAACCGGCCGGGGCGAGCAGCAGGTGGACGCCGATGTCGCCGGGGCGGACGTCGTAGCACTCGCCGACGCGGTCGGCCTCCGGCTCGTACGTCTGGAGCAGCGCGACCGGGTCGGCGTCCCGTACGACCAAGAGGGCGTGGTGGGTGTCGAGGGTGTCCAGGTGGGCGTAGATCTCGGCCACCTGGTCCCTGGCCAGTGCGTTCATGCCCCAGAAGGCGGCCCGTTCCTCGCTGACCCAGCCGTGGATCACCTCGGCGTCGGCGTGCGGGTC contains the following coding sequences:
- a CDS encoding GNAT family N-acetyltransferase — translated: MSELPAVVRPPVHEEVVDGFGTVRVRPVDPHADAEVIHGWVSEERAAFWGMNALARDQVAEIYAHLDTLDTHHALLVVRDADPVALLQTYEPEADRVGECYDVRPGDIGVHLLLAPAGSAGARPGWTSALLTVITSYVFLTLDRQRVVVDPDVRNEKAVARFLKQGFTAGPVVVLPEVDLPDVYIPRKDAQLAFLDREVAFPA